AGCTACTGCGATAAAAAGGAGAGTTCGTCTCTCTTTTTCTACAGCAGCGCCTAATCCAGTAGCTACATGGTCACCAAGATTCAATATGTTTAAATACCTTGCTTTATAAATAGCCAAGGGAATGAGGAATATAATCCAAGGCAATACACTTAAAACAAACTTCCAATTCGTCCCCCAAATACTCCCTGATAACCAAATGGTTGCTTGCATAAAATCAGTAGGGTTCATTCTTAATTGAAAAATAATAAGGCCGGCACCAAACGCGGCATTTACGCCAATTCCCACAAGGATTAATCGAACAGGGGTTACGCCCTGCTTCCACGCCAGTGTATAAATGAGAAAAGCTGCTCCTATTCCTCCAATCAAGGCAAACAAAGGCATGATAAAAATAGAAAATGTGCCAACTGCTGTCATCGTTCCTTGAAAGAAAAAAATAAACATAACCACAGCTAACCCTGCCCCTGCATTTATTCCTAAAATACCTGGATCAGCTAAACCATTTTGTGACACGCCTTGCAAAATAGCTCCTGACACTGCTAAACCAGCCCCGATAAGAAGAGCAATTGTCATTCTTGGTAAGCGAAAGTCAAAGAGTACTAACTGATCTTGTGCAGTTCCAGCTCCAAGAAATGTTTTTAACACATCCAAAGGCCCTATACGGATGTGTCCTAAATTCAAACTCGTAAAAAACGTTACCAAAATCAGCAAAAATAGTATCATCATGATGATAAAAGGCTTATTCTTCGATGTCATTCGTCTTTGCATTATAATCCCCTCCCTTCTCGTCTAGCAAGATAGAGGAAGAAAGGGACACCAATTAAAGCAGTTATAGCACCAACTGGCGTTTCATAAGGGGGATTAACCATTCTAGCACCTAAATCTGCCAGCACGAGTAAAACCGCCCCTAAAACCGCAGCACAAGGAATAATCCATCTATAATCTACCCCGACTAAAAATCTTGTAATATGTGGTATAACAAGACCGATAAAACCTACTGTGCCAGCCACAGAAACGGCTGCGCCAGTTAACAATAAAACGACCACTGTTCCTATTATTTTTACATAACGGGTTCGCTGCCCTAGCCCTTTTGCTACGTCTTCACCAAGACTGAGTACCGTAATAGACCGAGATATGATAATAGCAAGTGTTATCCCTACTATTGCAACAGGAATCATTAATTGAACACTGAACCATCTAGCGCCAGCAACACCTCCTGCGTACCAAAAAGTGATATCCTGAGCAACATGAAAATGGATAGCAATAGCTGATGAAATAGACTGAAGCAATGCTGTTACCGCTGCCCCAGCAAGTGCAAGCTTAACAGGTGTCAAACCACTTTTCGATAAACTTCCTATCATAAAAACAAGTCCCGCGCCTAAACCCGCCCCTACAAACGACCACATCATTAAACCAACATAAGACGTTCCTGGGAAAAAGGCAAAGGCGATAGCAATCATAAAGGCTGATCCTGCCGTCACACCCATAATGGATGGAGAAGCTAAGGGATTTCGTGTCATCCCTTGCATAATAGCTCCTGAAACAGCTAAAAAAGCCCCCACCAAAGCTGCGGCTAACGCCCTTGGCAATCTTAACTCTTGTATTATTTGATGAGAGGTAAGCTCAGGGTCAAACTGAAAAACACCTGTCCAAACCGTCTTCATGTTAATATTAGCGGCACCGAATGTAATAGATAATATTAATCCCAGTACTAATACAATTGTTCCTCCTAATAAAACAGTTATTGCGGTGAAAGGCTTTGAGCGATAAGGTGTATTATTTTCAGTATCCTGTTCAGATTTGTTATTTTTCGTGGACATTATTCTCCATCCTTTTCCCACAATCAATATACTAATCTTTCTTAAGAATGATAATCACTCTTAGTATTATAAATTGACTGTCTTATCACTGCCATAGAGAGGTGTGAGACATGTCATGGATAATTAATCTATTAATCTACTAATGCGTTAATAACATCATTAACTTTCATTTTGTCCGCATAAGGTCCTGCCAACATCCAATGTTTCGCTGATACTTGATAGACATGGTCATTTTGTACAGCAGGAATCGACTGCCAGACTTGCAATTCTTCTATTTCAGACAACTGTTGCCAACTTTCACTATATTCATCTTGCGTACCACCAGAAGCACCGGCAGTGACAAAAATATAATCAGCAGTTAATTCAAGTAACTTTTCGAGAGATAACTGTATTCCCCACTGTTCTTCTGGGTGCTGTTCCATTAACTCTAAAATATAAGGGTCAGGTTGCAAACCTAAGCTATCATAAATTAACCCTACATAACCTTTGTCTGTTTCTTCTTCAGGAAAAGGGAACCAAACGTATGCCGTTTTTTCTTGCAAGCGAATAAATGCCACTGTAGCGTCATCCCCTACAGCTTCCGTTATCGTGTCTTCAGCGTCACTTAAATAGGCCTCAAAATCATCTACAATGAGTTCTGCTTCTGCCCGACGGTCTGTCAGTTCACCTAACTTCACAATATCTTCTCGCCAATTTTCACGACTAAAGAAAATTGTTGGAGCGATTTTCGTCATGTCTTCATAAACAGCTTCATCATAAGCTGGGATTTCACTCATAATAATAAGATCAGGTTGTGCATCAAGCACCACTTCATAATCAAAATCGGCCCCTCTTCCTATACTCGTATCAATCTGATCAGCAAATAATTGCTCTTCTAAGTAATGATCTTCTCCATGCAAAGTAGCGTGAGCAAGTGGAAGATCTAGTTTATAAACCATGTCTTCTAGGCCAATTGAAACAACACGTTCAATATTATCAGGAATCACTGTTTCCCCGAACTGATGTTGCTGTACGAGAGGTTCATTATCAGCCGTGTTTTCATTTACATTATGGCTGTCATCCTCTCCTCCAGTGCATGCTGCAAGAAAGAATGTGCTCGAAAGCATCATTTTTAAAGCTAAAGAATGTTTTAAATCTGTCATAAGCCACGTTCCTCCTATAAATAAATGAGAATGATAATCACTACCACTATATAGGAGGCCTGTTCGATGTTCAATGGACTTTCTTATGACGCCAACAGGATTATATTCTGATTTTTTATATTTATCCCGATACGCTCCAGGGGTAAAGCCTTTCACTTTTTTGAATATTCTAGAAAAGTAATGAGGGTCTTGATACCCCACCTCTGATGAAATAGTGTAAATTAAAGCGTCTGTTTCCTTAAGTAACTCAGCAGCTTTATCAATACGAATTTTAGTGACGTAAGCAATAGGGCTTAGACCCGTTTTATCTTTAAATAGCAACGATAAATGTGAGGGACTATAATTTAATTTATCAGCTAGCGATTCTAACGAAATTGTCTCCTTATAATGGGCTTTTATGTAACAAATTGAGCGATATACAGGATCTTTCTCTTCTCTCTTTTCATGTTGATTTTTCAATTCAAGTAAAAACGAATGGACAATGGTATAAAATAGTGCTTTCGCTCGTATTTGAGTCAAATCTGTTTTCGACTGCCATATCTTATATAATTCTTTTGAGACTTTATAAATATGAAGAGAACCCTCTACAGTTAATACAGATCGAAAATGATGTAAGCGACTTAGGCTCTTATAATTTTTAAATTCAGGCAATATCATGTCGTAATAAACCATCATGACTTCTACAAAATCTAATGCTTGTATCGATAGACTATCGCCTTTAACGGCATGAATTAGCTGTTTGCCCAATGTATAGTATTCTTCACCATTTATTTTCACCTTCGCTTTATCTTTTGGCAAAAACATAAAACAATTCTCAGGTAACGGATAAACATTGCAAGTGTTATTTGACGCCACAACTTGCCTTTTTACGTCTATAACACGACAATTTGCTTCCTTCCAAAAGTGTATAAATGCCTTGATATCCCCTTTCACCATTCTCTAAACCTCCAATAATTGAGTAACAAACGACCATAAAGCGAATATTCAATCATTGGACGCTTTCGTTCTTCTTCCACTAATTTGGTAGTTAGGTGAATATCAGAACTTGAGCATCCCATATCTCCTACCTAAATAGATTTACCTTCACTCTCTATTTTGAGGCAGGCGTTTTACGGACGGTTACCTACGATAAATGAGAATCATTATCAATTATTATTGTATCTTACCACACCAAGACACTCAACAGTTTTTCACAATGTATCTATGAAACTTACTGACAAAGAGTTTTAGACATCACAAGCTATCCTTTATATAAAACGACCCTTCAATCAATGTGAACTTTCGTTCTTCTCCCGCTAATTGGTAGTTGAGTGAATCAGAACATTAGCACCCGCTATCTTCCGCCTAAATAGATTTACCTCTACACTGTATTTTGAGCCGGACGTTGTACGAACAGTTATCTGTGATAAAAACTTTACTGATAGAAGAATGCATAATTGTTTAAATAGGCATTAAGATTTGCCATACGACAGTGCTCCTCACTACATGATGTTCAAATTTACTCATTTGTCATGCCAGTTATATGTGGGGCGTTTTAGGAGACATATGATTGCTAACTGCTCTCCCTCTCCCATGGGGCACACAAAGGGGCGACCCAAAAATAGGATCATAAATAATTTCACAATCCATTTGAAACACCTCTTTTAAAGTATTAACTGTTATGATCTCTTCTGGTCGACCTTGTGCATAGATTCTCTTGTCCTTGACTGCCACAATGTTATGAGCATAACGACAGGCTAGATTAATATCGTGTAACACCATGACAATCGTCCTCTGCTCTTTTTCATTTAATTCGAATAAAAGATCTAATACGTCAACTTGATGGGTCAAATCTAAATATGTCGTCGGTTCGTCTAACAATAATGTCTTTGTACCTTGAGTCAATGTCATAGCAATCCAAGTACGCTGCCGCTGTCCCCCTGATAAAGCATTTAACGGTCGATCTCTTAAATCCGTTAAGCCGGTTGCAGCAAGGGCATACTCAACCATTTCTTCATCCTCTTTAGACCATTGCTTCAGCCAACTTTGATACGGATACCTTCCTTGTTTTACTAACTGTCTGACAGTTAATCCCTCTGGTGAAACAGCACTTTGGGGTAACACAGCCAATTCTTTAGCCACTGCTTTTGCTGGTAACGAAAGCATCTCATTATCATTTAAATAAACCCCTCCCTTACTAGGAAAAAGTAGCCGCGCCAGCATTTTTAACAATGTCGATTTACCACAACCATTACTTCCAATAAGTACAGTAATCTCACCTTCAGGGATCGTCATATTTAAGTTTTCAATAATAGGTTCTTTATTATAAGCAAACGTTACATTTGACGCCTGTAGTCTTGTCACTTGAACACACTCCTTTTTTAAAATTGATGACGATTTCTAAATAAAAGATAAATAAAAAAAGGTGCCCCTACCCCTGCTGTAAAAATACCTGCTGGAATATCTAAGGGGTAAAACAGTGTTCGCGCTGCTAAATCTGCTAAAAACATGATCAGTCCTCCAATAAAAAGAGACCCTACAACTAAACTAGTAAATTCCCGTCCTAATAGTGACCTAGCTATGTGAGGTGCAATAAGACCTACAAATCCTATGGCACCTGCTGCAGCTACGGAAACACCAGCTAAAATAACACTGAAGAGTAAAAGAAAAAACCGATGCCTTTCAATAGTAATTCCTAGAGAAGCAGCAACATCATCCCCAAGTTGCTGGGCATTCAAACTTCTAGAGAAGTAGACAATACAAGGGAGCAATACCGCTAAAACAATTAAAAGCATTGTGACATCATGCCAAGAAGCCCCATACACACTTCCAGTCAGCCACAAATAGGCTTGACTAGCTGAAACTGCTGAACTAAACACAAGCATAAATGTTGTTCCTGCACTCATGATAGCAGATATGCCAATTCCTACTAATATAAGCCTAAATGGCGAAACACCTTTTTTCCACGCTAAAAGATAAACTGCAAATGATGCAATTAGTCCACCTACAACAGCTGCTACTGGCAAGAATGAGATACTGATACTTCCTGATAAAAATGTAATAAATATGACAGCGCCGACAGATGCACCACTCGTCACACCGATGACGTCAGGGGCAGCCAGCGGGTTGCGAATAATTCCCTGTAAAATTAATCCCGAAAGACCTAAAGCGCCTCCTGTAAGAAGTGACACTAATGTACGAGGCAATCTTGAATTCATAACAATGAATTCACTTCCTCCGCTTCCACCCGAAACGACTACTTTCAGCACTTCTATTGGACTAAGAAGTTTATGACCTAGTGAAGGCCCGATAATGAGGGCTCCTATAAAAATCAACGAGAGACAGAAAAGGATAATGATCGTTTTATTATTTATTTGAAAGGATAACTTGTCATTATAAGCTCGCACAGTTATATCTTTTCTCACAGCTTAGTCAACCCCCGTCGGGAAATATAAATAAAAAAAGGTGCACCTATTACGGCTGTCACAACCCCAATAGGAATTTCTTGAGGCATAATAACAATTCGAGCTACTACATCTGCGGTTAAAAGTAAGATAGCCCCAATTAAAGCTGCCATAGGGATCTGCCATCTATAATCATTTCCTGTTACAGCTCTTGTGAGATGTGGGACCACTAGGCCAACAAATCCAATCGAGCCAGCAACCGCTACTGAACTTCCAGCTAATACCACAACTATGACACCCATGATGAGTTTTACAGCACCGACATTTTGGCCCATGCCTTTAGCTACTTCATCTCCTGTTATTAATAAATTTATTGCACGTCCCATAAATAACGCGATCAGAGCTGCTAAAAACATAAATGGTAGTACTGGCAAAAGCATATCAAGCGTTCTACCACTGACAGAGCCAGCTAACCAAAATAACACATCTTGAAGTCCAGCCTCATTCATAACAAGAACTGCTTGTGTGTACGAATGAAACAAAGCACTTATAGCTGCACCTGCAAGGACAATTTTTACAGGTGTTAGGCCATCTCGTCCTAACGATCCTAAAAAATACACAAGCGAAGCTGATATGGCTGCACCAATAAATGCAAACCACATTAATTGAACGAGTGAATGAACGGAGAAAAAAACAATCGCTATCACAACAAAAAAAACAGCCCCTGTATTAATTCCGAATATACTAGGGGAAGCCAATGGATTTCGTGTTAATGCTTGCATTAGACTACCTGCTATCGCTAAAGCTGCACCGATCACAATAGCAATTATCGCTCTTGGAAGACGATCATGTCTTATAATAATATGTTCTGTCACCGTATCATCGTAATAATAAAATGAGGCAATCACTTGCTCAAACGTCACAGTGGTTGGGCCAACAACAATCGTTAAGAAAAAAGTAAACAAAAGCAATACCAACATTGATAACAAAAAAATAAGTTTACAGTGATGTGATTTAAAGCCACTCATAGTCTCCCACTTCTCCCGAAAAATAAAAGATTAAGAATCAGTGTGCCACCTTCTTCCTAATCTTTTTATCATTTTTCAATTTCTTATTCTTCTACATTGAATATGTCGTACAGATCATCTATCACCATATGAGCCGATAAATATCCTCCTGCACTATTCCAAGTAACCTCATCGACCATAATGACTTGATCATTTTTGACAGCTTCTAGTTCCTTCCATAAAGGATGGCCCGTCCATTCTTCATATGTTTGTTGAATTTGATCTGTTTCAGCTCCTGAATTAAAATTAAATATGACCTCAGCATCTGCTTCTGGAATGCTTTCTTTAGACGCTAATTTAATTCCCCATAACTCTGGGTCGTCATGCCCTTCTGGTCTCGTAAACCCAGCATCCTCTAAAATACCTCCTGCAAAGCCCATATAAAAAATACGTGCATGGTCCGCTCTAAAGTTTGTTATGGCAACTTCTATAGGTAATTCATCACCTAACTGTCCTTTAAAATGATCGATTCTTGCATTGTAATCCTCTAGAAGTTGATTGGCTTCAGCTTCCTTATTTAAAGCCTTTCCCATTAAATCGAGAGTCCCTTTCCAATCGTAAACCTCATCGCCAACCACAGTCGGTGCAATATCATTAAGATGATCATAAACTTCTTCATGACGTGTTCTTGAGGCAATGATTAAATCCGGTTCAAGCTCTGCTATTGCTTCTAAATTTGGCTGTGTTTCTTCTCCTACAAGCTCAACACCATCCAGTTCATCTCTTAAATATGTATACACAGGTTTTTCTACCCACGACTCAACGATCCCTATCGGTTTCACATCAAGTGCTACTGCCACATCATTTGCTCCTTGATACAATGTCACGATTTTTTCAACCTCGCCTGTAATTTCTGTTTCCCCTAAAGCGTGTTGGATAACGCGAGTTCCTTCGGTGTCTCCCTCTACTTCTTCACTACTCACACTCTCTTCTGAATCGCCGCATGCAGCAAGCAAGAAAAATAAAAATAGACTTGGTAAAAGTCTTTTAACGTTAATTATTTTATACACGATAATTCCTCCTTTTTTTATTGATAATGATTTTCAGTATCAATTATAATATACTTTAATTGTACGTCAACCGCTTTTTCATGGAGGAGTTTATCTTATGACAAACCAACCTACTGTATTAAACCCTAAGGAATTAGGTTTAATTGAATGTATTCATGCATCCCATCACCTTCTATCTCAAGATATGAAGTCTTATAAACTTGTCAACTATACTTTTTTATTTTTCAAAAAAGGAGATGGTGACCTTTACATTAATGAAAAAAGACATTTCATTAAAATGAATCGTTTTTTTCTTCTACATCCAGGTATGACTATGCGTATCGCTAATAAAGGAGAAAACCTTATCCATTATTACCACATTGAGTTTCGTAAGATACATGTTCACGACAGCACTTTTAATCATTTGCAAGGACCTATATATGCAGCACACCCGTCAGCTCTTGCTCACCATACAGAAAATCTTGTCCACAAACCAAAAATGGAAGGCAATCAACAGCTCAAAAAACTGCGTCTTCAAATGCTTACATATGAATTAATTTATTTTTTGCATACAGACCAACACACCACTTCTCAAAGTAACATTAAAATTGCAGAAGAGTTTATTCAAACACATTATCAAGAGGACATTAATAGAGATATGCTAGCTTCTATGACCGGCCTTAGCCCTAGTCATTTTTCTGTAAGATTTAAAAAGGAAACAGGACGATCCCCTATGGATTACTTAACTCATATCCGTATTGAAAAAGCAAAAGAACTTCTTACAACAACAAATGACCGCTTAAAAGGAATTGCTAAAAGCGTCGGCTATCAAGACGAATTTTATTTTAGTCGTATTTTCAAAAAAGTCTCTGGCATACCTCCGACTGTCTACAGTCAAACAAAACGACCTCGTATTGTAAACCTTGTATCTGCTTTTAACGGTCACTTTCATGCTTTAAATCATATCCCTTTTACTTCATTCAAATAACACGAACCTTCAATCAGTGGGGGTACTGCCCTAAGTGTGGGATAAATATATACCGAATTTTCACATAGATACCCCACACCACACTTTTTATTATCTTAATACGCTATAATAACCCCCGTATGTGTGATCACATACGGGGGTTATGAGCGGCTATTCTGAATAAACATCACCTATTTTAGTCCAATGACCATTCAAGATCTTTGCTTATTGCTTCTAAACAGTACCATTATTTTTTTAAACAATGGCCAACATAAGGACAGGACCGCTATCGTTAACAAAATAAGTGCAATGGGACGTGTAAAGAAAATAGCGTACGGTTGATCAGGTGACATAACGAGTGCTCGTCTAAAATTTGCTTCTGCCATTGGCCCTAAAATAAGGCCTAATATTAATGGGCCAAGAGGGTAGTCAAGCCTTCGAAAAAGAAATCCAATAATACCGCAAACTAGCACGATCCAAACATCAAAATAAGAATTGTTAAGGGCATAAGCACCAATGACACAAAAAAGAATGACAGATAACCAAATGTATTCTTTTCTAATTAGCATGATTCTTGAAAATAAGTTAGCCCCTATTAAACCAATGACAATAACTAAAATGTTAGCCATGAGGAGCAATCCCATAATCGTATGGACAATATCAGGGTTTTCCAAAAATAAATTAGGCCCTGGTTGCATACCGTACATCATGAGAGAACCGATAAGGATAGCGGTGACTGCATCACCAGGCAGCCCCAGCGTTAACATGGTAGTGAACGCTCCCCCAATAACGCCATTATTCGCTGTTGTCGTCGCTGCCAGACCACCTAATGAGCCTTTCCCATATTCCTCTTTCTTCTTTCCCTTTGAAAATCGTTTGCTCTGTTCCCATGTAACAATAGAAGCAATATCTCCACCTGCTCCTGGAATCGCCCCAATGATAGGAGATATAAGAGCTGAGAACCAAAAGGGCTTTCGCATCTCTTTGCGCTCTTTTTTCAATGGTAAAATTCTACCTATTTTCCTCTTCACATTTTTTCTACTAAAATCAGCACCACTGCTTGAAATTTGATAAAATACTTCTCCTATGCCGAATAAACCTATCATAATAGGAATAAACGAAACACCGTCATAAAGGTATGTTTGATCAAATGTAAATCTCGGCGTACTAGTTATAGGATCAAGGCCAACTGTAGCAATGAATAAGCCTAGAAAGCCGCAAATAATTCCCTTTCTAATTGATTTCCCCGATATACTTATCATCATCGATAGACCAAATACAGCAAGAGCAAAATATTCTGCCGCTCCAAAATGTAAAGCAAAAGCAGCAATCGGCTGAGCGGCTAAAATAAGAAATATTACGCTTATAACGCCA
The DNA window shown above is from Salipaludibacillus agaradhaerens and carries:
- a CDS encoding FecCD family ABC transporter permease, whose amino-acid sequence is MQRRMTSKNKPFIIMMILFLLILVTFFTSLNLGHIRIGPLDVLKTFLGAGTAQDQLVLFDFRLPRMTIALLIGAGLAVSGAILQGVSQNGLADPGILGINAGAGLAVVMFIFFFQGTMTAVGTFSIFIMPLFALIGGIGAAFLIYTLAWKQGVTPVRLILVGIGVNAAFGAGLIIFQLRMNPTDFMQATIWLSGSIWGTNWKFVLSVLPWIIFLIPLAIYKARYLNILNLGDHVATGLGAAVEKERRTLLFIAVALAGSCVAVGGGISFLGLVSPHLARRLVGAKHQLLLPASALMGALLLSIADMIGRNLLAPSEIPVGLVVSALGAPYFIYLLIKVD
- a CDS encoding FecCD family ABC transporter permease, which translates into the protein MSTKNNKSEQDTENNTPYRSKPFTAITVLLGGTIVLVLGLILSITFGAANINMKTVWTGVFQFDPELTSHQIIQELRLPRALAAALVGAFLAVSGAIMQGMTRNPLASPSIMGVTAGSAFMIAIAFAFFPGTSYVGLMMWSFVGAGLGAGLVFMIGSLSKSGLTPVKLALAGAAVTALLQSISSAIAIHFHVAQDITFWYAGGVAGARWFSVQLMIPVAIVGITLAIIISRSITVLSLGEDVAKGLGQRTRYVKIIGTVVVLLLTGAAVSVAGTVGFIGLVIPHITRFLVGVDYRWIIPCAAVLGAVLLVLADLGARMVNPPYETPVGAITALIGVPFFLYLARREGRGL
- a CDS encoding AraC family transcriptional regulator: MVKGDIKAFIHFWKEANCRVIDVKRQVVASNNTCNVYPLPENCFMFLPKDKAKVKINGEEYYTLGKQLIHAVKGDSLSIQALDFVEVMMVYYDMILPEFKNYKSLSRLHHFRSVLTVEGSLHIYKVSKELYKIWQSKTDLTQIRAKALFYTIVHSFLLELKNQHEKREEKDPVYRSICYIKAHYKETISLESLADKLNYSPSHLSLLFKDKTGLSPIAYVTKIRIDKAAELLKETDALIYTISSEVGYQDPHYFSRIFKKVKGFTPGAYRDKYKKSEYNPVGVIRKSIEHRTGLLYSGSDYHSHLFIGGTWLMTDLKHSLALKMMLSSTFFLAACTGGEDDSHNVNENTADNEPLVQQHQFGETVIPDNIERVVSIGLEDMVYKLDLPLAHATLHGEDHYLEEQLFADQIDTSIGRGADFDYEVVLDAQPDLIIMSEIPAYDEAVYEDMTKIAPTIFFSRENWREDIVKLGELTDRRAEAELIVDDFEAYLSDAEDTITEAVGDDATVAFIRLQEKTAYVWFPFPEEETDKGYVGLIYDSLGLQPDPYILELMEQHPEEQWGIQLSLEKLLELTADYIFVTAGASGGTQDEYSESWQQLSEIEELQVWQSIPAVQNDHVYQVSAKHWMLAGPYADKMKVNDVINALVD
- a CDS encoding ABC transporter ATP-binding protein, which produces MTRLQASNVTFAYNKEPIIENLNMTIPEGEITVLIGSNGCGKSTLLKMLARLLFPSKGGVYLNDNEMLSLPAKAVAKELAVLPQSAVSPEGLTVRQLVKQGRYPYQSWLKQWSKEDEEMVEYALAATGLTDLRDRPLNALSGGQRQRTWIAMTLTQGTKTLLLDEPTTYLDLTHQVDVLDLLFELNEKEQRTIVMVLHDINLACRYAHNIVAVKDKRIYAQGRPEEIITVNTLKEVFQMDCEIIYDPIFGSPLCVPHGRGRAVSNHMSPKTPHI
- a CDS encoding FecCD family ABC transporter permease, translated to MRKDITVRAYNDKLSFQINNKTIIILFCLSLIFIGALIIGPSLGHKLLSPIEVLKVVVSGGSGGSEFIVMNSRLPRTLVSLLTGGALGLSGLILQGIIRNPLAAPDVIGVTSGASVGAVIFITFLSGSISISFLPVAAVVGGLIASFAVYLLAWKKGVSPFRLILVGIGISAIMSAGTTFMLVFSSAVSASQAYLWLTGSVYGASWHDVTMLLIVLAVLLPCIVYFSRSLNAQQLGDDVAASLGITIERHRFFLLLFSVILAGVSVAAAGAIGFVGLIAPHIARSLLGREFTSLVVGSLFIGGLIMFLADLAARTLFYPLDIPAGIFTAGVGAPFFIYLLFRNRHQF
- a CDS encoding FecCD family ABC transporter permease; protein product: MSGFKSHHCKLIFLLSMLVLLLFTFFLTIVVGPTTVTFEQVIASFYYYDDTVTEHIIIRHDRLPRAIIAIVIGAALAIAGSLMQALTRNPLASPSIFGINTGAVFFVVIAIVFFSVHSLVQLMWFAFIGAAISASLVYFLGSLGRDGLTPVKIVLAGAAISALFHSYTQAVLVMNEAGLQDVLFWLAGSVSGRTLDMLLPVLPFMFLAALIALFMGRAINLLITGDEVAKGMGQNVGAVKLIMGVIVVVLAGSSVAVAGSIGFVGLVVPHLTRAVTGNDYRWQIPMAALIGAILLLTADVVARIVIMPQEIPIGVVTAVIGAPFFIYISRRGLTKL
- a CDS encoding ABC transporter substrate-binding protein, encoding MYKIINVKRLLPSLFLFFLLAACGDSEESVSSEEVEGDTEGTRVIQHALGETEITGEVEKIVTLYQGANDVAVALDVKPIGIVESWVEKPVYTYLRDELDGVELVGEETQPNLEAIAELEPDLIIASRTRHEEVYDHLNDIAPTVVGDEVYDWKGTLDLMGKALNKEAEANQLLEDYNARIDHFKGQLGDELPIEVAITNFRADHARIFYMGFAGGILEDAGFTRPEGHDDPELWGIKLASKESIPEADAEVIFNFNSGAETDQIQQTYEEWTGHPLWKELEAVKNDQVIMVDEVTWNSAGGYLSAHMVIDDLYDIFNVEE
- a CDS encoding helix-turn-helix domain-containing protein codes for the protein MTNQPTVLNPKELGLIECIHASHHLLSQDMKSYKLVNYTFLFFKKGDGDLYINEKRHFIKMNRFFLLHPGMTMRIANKGENLIHYYHIEFRKIHVHDSTFNHLQGPIYAAHPSALAHHTENLVHKPKMEGNQQLKKLRLQMLTYELIYFLHTDQHTTSQSNIKIAEEFIQTHYQEDINRDMLASMTGLSPSHFSVRFKKETGRSPMDYLTHIRIEKAKELLTTTNDRLKGIAKSVGYQDEFYFSRIFKKVSGIPPTVYSQTKRPRIVNLVSAFNGHFHALNHIPFTSFK
- a CDS encoding tripartite tricarboxylate transporter permease; the encoded protein is MDIITQLLLPGTLLFLVIGSVLGLFIGALPGLSATMGVAILTPMTFWLPPEQGLAMLISIYCTAIFAGGIPAILVNTPGTPASMVTAFDGYPLTLKGKGGLALGINAIYSGLGGVISVIFLILAAQPIAAFALHFGAAEYFALAVFGLSMMISISGKSIRKGIICGFLGLFIATVGLDPITSTPRFTFDQTYLYDGVSFIPIMIGLFGIGEVFYQISSSGADFSRKNVKRKIGRILPLKKERKEMRKPFWFSALISPIIGAIPGAGGDIASIVTWEQSKRFSKGKKKEEYGKGSLGGLAATTTANNGVIGGAFTTMLTLGLPGDAVTAILIGSLMMYGMQPGPNLFLENPDIVHTIMGLLLMANILVIVIGLIGANLFSRIMLIRKEYIWLSVILFCVIGAYALNNSYFDVWIVLVCGIIGFLFRRLDYPLGPLILGLILGPMAEANFRRALVMSPDQPYAIFFTRPIALILLTIAVLSLCWPLFKKIMVLFRSNKQRS